A genomic window from Alphaproteobacteria bacterium includes:
- a CDS encoding AI-2E family transporter — MVLRADKKLAVWFWASIAILTLGALYILQDILLPFVLGFVIAYLLDPVVDKLGKLGKRKGWRKIFSRSTCTLIALAIFTTVIVSIISLLVPVLQSQVRSIVQSFPQYMSNFIELIRPYYEPFLSEVSQDPASIKDIAGKQMTTALTILDGAFGKVIESGSVLLSLFSVVIVTPIVSYYLLRDWDGIVAKVDGWLPREEAPIIRQQIRLIDDCLSGFVRGQGMVCLCLGTFYATVLSIIGLEFGLTIGLFTGLMSFVPYFGSGLGLLISMLVAVKQFPDWFSVGLVLGTFIVGQILEGYVLSPRLVGERVGLHAVWIIFALMAGGSLFGFVGILLAVPVAATLGVLFRFIIDQYKDSPIYRGRK; from the coding sequence ATGGTTTTAAGAGCAGATAAGAAACTGGCAGTTTGGTTTTGGGCTTCAATCGCTATCCTGACCTTGGGGGCGCTGTATATTTTACAGGATATTTTGCTGCCCTTTGTATTGGGATTTGTGATTGCCTATTTGCTGGATCCGGTGGTCGATAAATTGGGAAAGCTGGGCAAGCGCAAAGGTTGGCGCAAAATTTTTTCGCGCAGCACCTGCACCCTGATTGCGCTGGCTATTTTTACAACCGTTATCGTTTCGATTATTTCATTGCTCGTTCCGGTATTGCAAAGCCAAGTGCGCAGTATTGTTCAGTCATTTCCGCAATACATGTCCAATTTCATAGAATTGATCCGGCCATATTACGAACCTTTTCTAAGCGAAGTCAGCCAGGATCCCGCCAGTATAAAGGATATCGCCGGCAAGCAAATGACTACCGCGCTGACGATTCTGGATGGCGCCTTCGGCAAGGTAATTGAAAGCGGATCGGTTTTATTATCGCTGTTTTCAGTGGTGATCGTAACGCCGATCGTTTCTTATTATTTGCTGCGCGATTGGGATGGAATTGTCGCCAAGGTTGATGGATGGCTGCCTCGGGAAGAAGCGCCGATTATCCGCCAGCAAATTCGTCTGATCGATGATTGCCTGTCCGGATTTGTGCGTGGACAGGGGATGGTGTGTCTTTGCCTGGGCACGTTTTACGCAACGGTTTTAAGTATTATTGGACTCGAATTCGGCCTGACTATCGGTCTGTTTACGGGATTGATGTCGTTCGTGCCATATTTCGGATCTGGCCTTGGTTTGTTGATCAGTATGCTGGTTGCGGTCAAACAATTCCCGGATTGGTTTTCGGTTGGTCTGGTATTGGGCACATTCATTGTCGGTCAGATTTTGGAAGGTTATGTGTTGTCGCCGCGACTGGTGGGCGAACGCGTCGGGTTGCACGCGGTTTGGATTATCTTTGCGTTGATGGCCGGCGGCAGTTTGTTCGGCTTTGTCGGAATTTTGCTGGCGGTGCCGGTTGCCGCGACTTTGGGCGTGTTATTCCGCTTCATTATCGACCAATATAAAGACAGCCCGATATACAGGGGACGCAAATAG
- a CDS encoding N-acetyltransferase, which yields MNASEAPYVIQQATEDQRPAITGMYTSAYQISMCAAHHQVLQPYWPDLNWDRFPRPLCGTTPNNRPYATWAACSKTNPQEIRGVIHTRMTSPTVSTFYFLYIDPKYKDQGIGTNLMIHGFNWLIGHGARTMTADIEPAPEKFRWIKFLSRKGAIATATQFRPVTKTLLSKEMPEPVVLPWTNIEFDDLPGLVMRLRGEKPDLTIDEGSLDRYMNSSGSRIEDFRVFATAVFANRRVRK from the coding sequence ATGAACGCCAGTGAAGCACCATATGTTATCCAGCAAGCCACGGAAGACCAGCGCCCGGCTATAACTGGTATGTATACTAGTGCCTATCAAATATCTATGTGCGCGGCGCATCACCAGGTATTGCAGCCATATTGGCCGGATTTAAATTGGGACCGTTTTCCACGCCCTTTATGCGGCACCACCCCTAATAATCGGCCTTATGCGACATGGGCCGCATGTTCCAAAACCAATCCCCAGGAAATCAGAGGGGTGATCCATACAAGGATGACATCGCCAACCGTATCTACTTTTTATTTCCTATATATCGATCCGAAATATAAAGACCAGGGAATCGGCACTAATTTAATGATTCACGGATTCAATTGGCTGATAGGACATGGCGCGCGAACCATGACTGCGGACATTGAACCCGCGCCGGAAAAATTCCGTTGGATAAAATTTTTATCGCGCAAAGGCGCGATTGCGACCGCGACCCAATTTCGTCCGGTAACAAAAACTTTGTTAAGTAAAGAAATGCCGGAACCTGTCGTATTGCCTTGGACCAATATTGAATTTGACGATCTGCCCGGATTGGTTATGCGTTTACGCGGCGAAAAACCGGACCTGACCATAGATGAAGGATCTTTAGATCGTTATATGAATTCTTCCGGATCTCGCATCGAAGATTTTCGCGTTTTCGCAACCGCCGTTTTTGCCAATCGACGCGTCAGAAAATAA
- a CDS encoding phosphoribosylglycinamide formyltransferase, whose product MSSPKPKTRNPEPSKLRVAILISGRGSNMHALLRGCAGEIPDIEIDQAKIALVLSNIADAPGLEIAKQYKVKTEILPHKGYKDRREYDAKITEILRANKIDLVCLAGFMRLLSAEFCETWKNKLINIHPSLLPNHKGLDTHKRALAAGDAHHGCTVHFVTAEMDEGPIILQQSVPVLPDDDEQTLAARVLAAEHRCYPMALKLLSEGRIQMTGNKVVVNS is encoded by the coding sequence ATGTCCAGCCCAAAACCCAAAACCCGGAACCCAGAACCCTCGAAATTGCGTGTGGCAATTTTGATCTCTGGCCGGGGCAGCAACATGCATGCCCTGCTCCGCGGTTGTGCCGGGGAAATTCCCGATATCGAAATCGATCAGGCAAAAATTGCGTTGGTTTTATCGAATATCGCCGATGCGCCGGGTTTGGAAATCGCCAAACAATACAAAGTTAAAACTGAAATTCTGCCGCACAAAGGATATAAAGACCGGCGCGAATATGACGCCAAGATCACCGAAATTTTGCGTGCCAATAAAATCGATCTTGTATGCCTTGCCGGTTTCATGCGGTTACTAAGCGCGGAATTTTGCGAGACTTGGAAAAATAAATTAATCAATATTCATCCATCGTTACTGCCGAACCATAAAGGGCTCGATACGCACAAACGCGCCCTTGCCGCCGGCGATGCCCATCATGGCTGCACGGTGCATTTTGTAACCGCCGAAATGGATGAAGGCCCGATTATATTGCAACAATCTGTGCCCGTTTTGCCTGACGATGATGAACAAACCCTGGCGGCGCGGGTATTGGCGGCGGAGCATCGGTGTTACCCCATGGCGCTGAAATTGCTGTCAGAAGGAAGAATTCAGATGACAGGCAATAAAGTTGTGGTAAATAGTTAA
- a CDS encoding aa3-type cytochrome c oxidase subunit IV — protein sequence MAKAPTQNNDAYYVGNKKTYEAFLRMTVIGIVCVVVLLAGMAFFLV from the coding sequence ATGGCCAAAGCCCCTACCCAAAACAACGACGCTTATTATGTTGGCAATAAAAAGACTTACGAAGCATTTTTACGCATGACCGTGATCGGTATCGTCTGCGTGGTCGTCTTGCTGGCTGGAATGGCGTTTTTCTTAGTTTAA
- a CDS encoding phosphoribosylformylglycinamidine cyclo-ligase, with the protein MKRTYKQSGVDIDAGNTLVEVIKPLARGTARPGADGSLGGFGAIFDLRGAGYQDPLLISTTDGVGTKLKVAIEFGKHNTVGIDLVAMCVNDLIVQGAEPLIFLDYYATGQLDVAIAREVIAGIANGCRMAGCALVGGETAEMPGMYAREDYDLAGFAIGAVERNMLLTGSNVKTGDVILGLASSGIHSNGFSLVRKIVGDVGFDYRGSAPFAKDKLLGDALLTPTRIYVQSCLPLVRQQKLKALAHITGGGLVENIPRVLPQSACAEINLAAWQLPPVFQWLMKTGGVPVDEMVRTFNCGIGMIAVVDPDEVNFVTKALQDSGETVYRLGQIVSRPESGRSVNLLGLEAAWI; encoded by the coding sequence ATGAAACGCACTTATAAACAATCTGGAGTCGATATTGATGCCGGCAATACGCTGGTCGAAGTAATTAAGCCTTTGGCGCGGGGAACGGCCCGCCCCGGCGCGGACGGAAGTCTGGGCGGATTTGGCGCGATTTTCGATCTGCGCGGCGCGGGATATCAGGACCCGCTATTGATTTCCACCACCGACGGCGTCGGCACCAAATTGAAAGTCGCCATCGAATTTGGCAAACATAATACGGTCGGCATCGATTTGGTTGCGATGTGCGTCAACGATTTGATCGTACAAGGCGCGGAACCGCTTATCTTTTTAGATTATTACGCCACCGGCCAATTGGATGTGGCCATCGCCCGCGAAGTGATCGCCGGAATCGCCAATGGCTGCCGCATGGCGGGCTGCGCCTTGGTTGGCGGGGAAACCGCCGAAATGCCGGGCATGTATGCACGCGAAGATTACGATTTGGCGGGATTCGCCATCGGCGCGGTCGAACGCAATATGCTTCTTACCGGCAGCAATGTAAAAACTGGCGATGTGATTTTGGGCTTGGCCAGCAGCGGCATTCATTCGAATGGCTTTTCATTAGTACGTAAAATTGTCGGCGATGTCGGTTTCGATTATCGCGGCAGCGCGCCATTCGCCAAAGACAAATTATTGGGCGATGCGTTGTTAACCCCAACCCGCATTTATGTGCAAAGCTGTTTGCCATTGGTGCGCCAGCAAAAATTAAAAGCCCTCGCCCACATTACTGGCGGCGGTTTGGTGGAAAATATTCCGCGCGTATTGCCGCAATCGGCCTGCGCTGAAATCAATTTGGCCGCCTGGCAATTGCCACCGGTATTCCAATGGTTGATGAAAACCGGCGGCGTGCCCGTAGATGAAATGGTGCGCACCTTTAACTGCGGCATCGGCATGATTGCCGTGGTCGATCCGGACGAAGTCAATTTCGTCACCAAAGCATTGCAAGATTCCGGTGAAACGGTTTACCGTTTGGGTCAAATCGTGTCACGTCCGGAAAGCGGTCGCAGTGTCAATTTGCTGGGTCTTGAGGCGGCATGGATATAA